One genomic segment of Chryseobacterium phocaeense includes these proteins:
- the rsfS gene encoding ribosome silencing factor, whose product MNKTAEKQALIDKIVEAIQDVKGEDIMIFDLSKIENSVAETFIICSGNSNTQVSALAGSVEKKVRNDLKDRPWHVEGTENSMWVLVDYVTVVVHIFQKEVREYYDIEELWGDAKITKIENEF is encoded by the coding sequence ATGAATAAAACAGCAGAAAAGCAGGCACTAATAGATAAAATTGTTGAAGCCATCCAGGATGTAAAAGGAGAAGATATTATGATTTTTGATCTTTCGAAAATTGAAAATTCTGTGGCGGAAACTTTCATCATTTGCAGCGGAAACTCCAATACGCAGGTTTCTGCACTGGCAGGAAGTGTGGAGAAAAAAGTAAGAAACGACCTTAAAGATAGACCGTGGCATGTAGAGGGTACCGAAAACTCCATGTGGGTTTTGGTAGATTACGTAACCGTGGTAGTGCATATTTTCCAGAAAGAAGTACGTGAGTACTATGACATTGAAGAACTTTGGGGAGATGCAAAAATTACCAAAATAGAAAATGAATTTTAA